AACGCCGGCGCCGGTAGCGGTTTCCCCGGTTCGCAGTTCCTCGACAACGTCTTCCTCAAGAAATACGGCCCAGAGCTCTATGCCCAGTGGGGCAATGGCGAACTGGCCTGGACCAGCCCGGAAGTGAAGTCGGTCTGGGAAGACTTCGGTTCGGTCGTCGGCCAGGACAGCCATGTCCAGGGTGGCGTCATCGGCGCGCTCTCGACTCCGATCTCGACCGGCTATAACGGCCTCGTCACCGATCCGGCCGGCTGCCAGCTGACCCTCTGGGGTGCCTGGGTTCCGGGCCTGATCGGCGAGACTGCGGTTCCCGGCGAGAACATCGACTTCTTCCGCGTGCCTGCCAGCAACCCCGACTTCTACAACTACGAACTGTTCCAGTCGGCCATCAGCATCGGCTTCACCGATACGCCCGAGACCAAGGCCTACCTGCGCTACATTCAGTCGACCGCAGCCCAGACCTATCTGGCTTCGCTCAACCGCTGGCCCGTTGCCAACCAGAACGTTCCGGCCGACACCTATCCCAGCGCGCTGCTGGGCAAGATCGCCACGGAATATCTGAGCGGTGACGTCGAATTCGCAGCTGGTCCGAACCTTCTGGCCGGCGCTGCCACCACGACTGAATACAACAAGGGCGTGATGACCTTCCTGCAGTCGCAGGGTGAACTCGACAACGTCCTGACCACCATCGAAGGCACCATCCAGCAGTGACCCCTGGCCACACCCGGAACGCGTAAATGACGACCTCAATCAATCTCGTCCTGATCCTCATCGTCGCCGGCGCGATCGGTATTCCGATCCTCGTCTATCTGGCGCTGGGCCTCGGCGAAGCCAT
This genomic window from uncultured Devosia sp. contains:
- a CDS encoding ABC transporter substrate-binding protein codes for the protein MTYSQFAARLAYGVAATALLSTTVLAQDANPLRDAAVAEAKVIADEAGAQSGGYIEVLGQNSGAEGQTLQEVYAAFTEATGIEVRYTGTPDLNAIVQSRIQAGNPPNVADIQLGIAHDYAQQGLLVDLSAAFGEDLTANFGTQLLDTASLDGKVFGVYQGMNPFMVWYNPQTYKGPVAPKDWKELVDWTDAEAAEGRPVWCAAQNAGAGSGFPGSQFLDNVFLKKYGPELYAQWGNGELAWTSPEVKSVWEDFGSVVGQDSHVQGGVIGALSTPISTGYNGLVTDPAGCQLTLWGAWVPGLIGETAVPGENIDFFRVPASNPDFYNYELFQSAISIGFTDTPETKAYLRYIQSTAAQTYLASLNRWPVANQNVPADTYPSALLGKIATEYLSGDVEFAAGPNLLAGAATTTEYNKGVMTFLQSQGELDNVLTTIEGTIQQ